Proteins encoded in a region of the Tripterygium wilfordii isolate XIE 37 chromosome 21, ASM1340144v1, whole genome shotgun sequence genome:
- the LOC119989380 gene encoding myosin-2-like isoform X2: protein MMLSATTPMGTGRSSLEEMLNSLRRRDEAEKPKDLPPALPARPTSRGRLPSARRSLPTDFKVCGNDDGKGVGNGGVANEVKGKEEGKRKEKELGSKMVSFGSKKMKRERSVDSSPYVDEEGKNPQLQGLETSNCMSEAGSTQKMKEPEWDDNIDYFIKKKLRVWCRLPCGRWELGVILSTSGEEAFITLSNGNAAKVATGELLPANPDILEGVDDLMQLSYLNEPSVLQNLHFRYSQEMIYSKAGPLLIAVNPFKEVNIYEHDFVTAYRRKVMDSPHIYAIADTAYDAMMRDEVNQSIIISGESGAGKTETAKFAMQYLAALGGGSGGIEYEILQTNLILEAFGNAKTSRNDNSSRFGKLIEIHFSTSGKICGAKIQTFLLEKSRVVQLAAGERSYHIFYQICAGASSSLRAMLSLKRASDYHYLNQRECLAIDGVDDAQRFCKLMVIEEALDIIQICKEDQEQVFAMLTAVLWLGNISFQVIDSENHVQVLNDEAVNIAARLLGCSTQELMLALSMHKIQAGKDIIAKKLTLQQAIDVRDALAKFIYASLFDWLVEQINMSLEVGKQCSGRSISILDIYGFESFKKNSFEQFCINYANERLQQHFNRHLFKLKQEEYELDGVDWTKVDFEDNQECLNLIEKKPIGLLSLLEEESNFPKATDLTFANKLKQHLSTNPCFKGERGRAFGVHHYAGEVQYDTNGFLEKNRDLLHSDFIQLLSSCSLQLPRLFASKRPHNSQKMPNTSCQLGSLDSPMQSVGTKFKGQLFKLMHQLENTTPHFICCIRPNNKQLPGIYEEDLVFQQLKCCGVLEVVRISRSGYLTRVTHQEFAERYGFLLLETNIPQDPLSVSVAILQRFNVLPEMYQVGYTKLFLRTGQIGAFEDRRKQVLRGVVGVQKRFRGCKDRRYFHELKKGVVALQSCIRGENSRRHYDITSRRCTTNSLQTLDKMLMAAVHLQSVLRGWLARKQFREMRNCKKSNHEPTKTKRNQNNKISEVKDVSQQEIPVLPSALAELQRRVRKAEATLGQKEEENAALREQLQQFETRWSEYEAKMKRMEEMWQKQTSSLQMSLAAARKSLTADSTACQPGRHSTSPLCYDSEEIMSTGSRTPGTPIKFSTATPDVGAGRETIRNISVMGNLVKEFELQRQSFDDDAKALIEVRATQSASHITPDEELRKLKFRFETWKKEYKVRLRETKARLHKLGHADADKSRRKWWGKIGSRAS from the exons ATGATGTTATCAGCGACGACGCCGATGGGGACGGGTAGGAGCTCGTTGGAGGAGATGCTGAACTCGCTCCGGCGCCGGGATGAGGCCGAGAAGCCAAAGGACCTCCCGCCGGCACTGCCAGCACGGCCCACGTCCAGGGGGCGGCTGCCCTCAGCACGACGCTCACTTCCAACAGACTTCAAGGTCTGTGGCAATGATGATGGAAAAGGTGTCGGGAATGGCGGAGTGGCCAATGAGGTCAAAGGGAAGGAGGAGGGgaagaggaaggagaaggaGTTAGGGTCGAAAATGGTAAGCTTTGGGagcaagaagatgaagagagagCGGAGTGTGGATTCTTCACCTTATGTGGACGAGGAAGGGAAGAATCCGCAATTGCAGGGTTTGGAAACTTCAAATTGCATGTCCGAGGCAGGTTCCACGCAAAAAATGAAAGAGCCAGAGTGGGATGATAACATCGATTATTTTATCAAGAAG AAACTCCGTGTTTGGTGCCGGCTACCCTGTGGGAGGTGGGAATTGGGTGTCATACTATCAACTTCAGGGGAGGAAGCATTCATTACCCTTTCAAATGGAAAT GCTGCGAAAGTGGCCACAGGAGAACTCTTGCCAGCTAACCCAGATATCCTAGAGGGTGTGGATGATCTCATGCAACTTAGCTATTTGAATGAGCCATCAGTTCTTCAGAATCTCCACTTCAGATATTCTCAGGAGATGATTTAT AGTAAAGCAGGACCACTGCTGATTGCTGTCAATCCTTTCAAAGAAGTCAATATATATGAACATGATTTTGTCACAGCTTACCGACGTAAAGTCATGGACAGCCCTCATATCTATGCTATAGCAGATACTGCTTATGATGCGATGATGAGAG ATGAAGTAAACCAATCCATAATTATTAG TGGGGAAAGCGGTGCTGGGAAAACCGAGACTGCAAAATTTGCGATGCAGTACTTGGCTGCCCTTGGTGGTGGCAGTGGCGGAATTGAGTATGAAATCCTTCAGACAAATCTTATACTTGAAGCATTTGGGAATGCAAAGACATCCAGGAATGATAACTCAAGCCGATTT GGGAAGTTGATTGAAATTCATTTTAGCACATCGGGGAAGATATGTGGTGCTAAAATccaaactt TTCTCTTAGAGAAG TCAAGAGTAGTGCAGCTGGCTGCTGGTGAAAGATCATACCATATATTTTATCAAATATGTGCTGGTGCTTCATCAAGTCTTAGAG CAATGCTGAGCCTCAAAAGGGCGAGTGATTACCACTATCTTAACCAGCGTGAATGCTTGGCCATTGATGGTGTTGATGATGCCCAAAGATTTTGTAAGCTTATGGTAATAGAG GAAGCTTTAGACATAATTCAGATCTGCAAAGAAGATCAAGAGCAGGTATTTGCAATGCTTACTGCAGTATTATGGCTGGGAAACATATCATTTCAAGTAATTGACAGTGAAAATCATGTGCAAGTGTTGAATGACGAAG CTGTAAATATTGCTGCCAGGCTTTTGGGTTGCAGTACACAGGAGTTGATGCTGGCtttatctatgcataaaatCCAAGCTGGGAAGGATATCATTGCTAAAAAGTTGACACTGCAGCAG GCAATTGATGTGAGAGATGCACTTGCAAAGTTTATTTATGCAAGTTTGTTTGACTGGCTTGTGGAACAAATCAACATGTCACTTGAAGTGGGCAAACAGTGTAGTGGGAGATCCATAAGTATCCTTGATATTTATGGGTTTGAGTCATTTAAG AAGAATAGCTTTGAACAATTTTGCATCAATTATGCAAATGAAAGGCTGCAGCAACATTTCAATCGACATCTTTTCAAGCTCAAGCAGGAG GAATATGAGCTGGATGGGGTTGATTGGACTAAAGTTGATTTTGAGGACAACCAAGAATGCTTGAATCTCATTGAGAAG AAGCCTATAGGGCTGCTTTCTTTGTTGGAGGAGGAATCAAATTTCCCCAAGGCTACTGATTTGACTTTTGCCAATAAGCTTAAGCAGCATTTAAGTACTAATCCTTGCTTTAAAGGAGAAAGAGGCAGGGCATTTGGGGTTCATCACTATGCCGGAGAG GTCCAATATGATACAAATGGCTTTCTGGAAAAGAATCGAGATCTATTGCACTCTGATTTCATTCAACTCCTATCATCATGCAGTTTGCAATTACCACGATTGTTTGCCTCGAAAAGGCCTCACAACTCCCAGAAAATGCCAAACACGTCATGTCAGTTAGGTTCTCTGGACTCCCCAATGCAGAGTGTTGGCACAAAGTTCAAG GGCCAACTTTTCAAATTAATGCATCAGTTGGAGAATACCACACCTCATTTCATTTGCTGTATAAGACCAAATAATAAACAGCTTCCTGGCATATATGAAGAAGACCTTGTCTTTCAACAGCTCAAGTGTTGTGGAGTTTTGGAGGTTGTTAGGATCTCGAGATCTGGATATCTTACTCGAGTGACACATCAAGAGTTTGCTGAAAG GTATGGTTTTCTACTTTTGGAGACAAACATTCCTCAGGATCCATTGAGTGTATCAGTCGCTATTCTACAACGGTTTAATGTCCTCCCCGAAATGTATCAAGTTGGTTATACCAAATTGTTTCTGCGTACAGGGCAG ATTGGTGCCTTCGAGGACAGGAGAAAACAAGTTCTAAGAGGTGTAGTAGGAGTTCAGAAGCGTTTTCGTGGTTGCAAGGATCGTCGCTACTTTCATGAACTCAAGAAAGGAGTTGTTGCATTACAATCGT GTATACGTGGTGAAAATAGCAGAAGGCATTATGATATCACGTCAAGGAGGTGCACCACTAATTCTCTGCAGACACTTGATAAGATGCTGATGGCAGCTGTTCATTTACAATCTG TGCTTCGAGGATGGTTGGCGCGGAAGCAATTCAGAGAAATGAGAAACTGTAAAAAGTCGAATCATGAGCCTACAAAAACCAAGCGGAATCAGAACAATAAGATTTCTGAAGTGAAG GATGTTTCACAACAGGAGATTCCGGTTTTACCTTCGGCTCTGGCAGAGCTTCAAAGGAGGGTTCGCAAGGCCGAGGCAACTCTTGGGCAAAAGGAAGAGGAAAATGCAGCTCTAAGGGAGCAATTACAACAGTTTGAGACCAGGTGGTCAGAATATGAGGCAAAGATGAAAAGAATGGAGGAAATGTGGCAAAAGCAGACGTCATCTTTGCAA ATGAGCCTAGCTGCAGCCAGAAAAAGTCTTACTGCTGACAGCACTGCATGTCAACCTGGAAGACATTCTACCTCTCCTCTCTGTTATGATTCGGAGGAAATTATGTCTACTGGATCTCGAACTCCAGGTACGCCCATCAAATTTTCTACAGCCACCCCTGATGTTGGAGCCGGCAGAGAGACGATTAGAAATATCAGTGTGATGGGCAATCTTGTCAAGGAATTTGAGCTGCAGAGGCAGTCTTTCGATGATGATGCAAAAGCTCTCATTGAGGTCAGAGCGACGCAATCTGCTTCCCATATTACTCCTGATGAAGAGCTACGAAAGTTGAAATTCAGGTTTGAAACATGGAAGAAAGAGTACAAGGTTAGATTACGGGAAACCAAGGCAAGGCTTCATAAACTGGGGCATGCAGATGCTGACAAAAGTCGTCGAAAATGGTGGGGGAAGATCGGATCAAGAGCATCTTAG